Part of the Prunus dulcis chromosome 8, ALMONDv2, whole genome shotgun sequence genome is shown below.
TTTTTAATCTCATAACTAATATTTCCCCAAgcccaacttcaaaaaatCTCCCTTTTCTACGCTCAATATCTCTCTTTGTATGAAATTGGATCATTTGTAAATTTTCAAgcccaaaaattaaaattttagttggaatatgtataaaaataataataatccagtccaaaactaaaaaaaattagaaatcaGACTGGAACCGGTTCAAACCAAACCAgtcagtttcaattttttttattttatatactaAAACTAGACCGATTAAATAGTTTCGTATCTGATTTCGATTTGATGTGAAAATCAAACCGAATCAGACCGCACCCACCCCTAGTTTTGTTgatggaaattgaaaaaagtaataaagtgagaaaatttcagCATTTTTAGAGATTTTAAGGATtaaatgagaaaatttcagttttaagGAGCAATGTGAGATCGAGCGTCCCGTTTCAGGgataaaacaataattaaatatttttttactaattttgcaaagaataatgctactcttaccatatttttatatcataTTCCTATACCATCTTATGTGGCAGCTGAGGTGTGgacaaccacatcaattaaaattatttaatattttattttcctttatgatttattctagtatttatttttttaattgtcttaattaaaatacacttcattaatttaattgatgtgccacatcatgtggtataaaaatatgagataaaaatatgataagtGTATCATTACTCTTTTCCAAACACGACTTCTGgcgtttcctttttttatattttatattttatattttcctttttcttttggtaggACGACTGACTTTCCAGTGGCATGGAAAACTTTACTTTTATCATAAACTAAACTCTGAACAAAAGTTCCACGCTGTACGGACAAGTCTTGCTTCTTCACAAGGTTTTCTTCTCCAGGTCATTCAAATTCCGATTTCAAAGCTGAGGACGACGACGACAAGGAAACCATACAAAGAAGCTGAAGTTCAAGATGGGCTTTGTGGGTCTTGTTGCATTTTTACTTCGATGCTTTGATGTTCTTGCGTGGTATGCTTTTTTCTAAGAGAATGAAAATCTTGGTACAGTTGAGTTGAGCAAATGTTCTTGTTCATCATTTCATGTTGTTTGTGATTCTTTGTCTGCAGGCCTCTACTTGCTCTGGTGTATCCTTTGTAAGCCTCCCTGCCCCCAcacacatttttattttattttgaagaaaCTCTGTTTTCATCCTACTAgtgtttttttcttgggaCAAATCCTACTAGTGTTCACTTTAGCATCTATGGAAaaggggtttttttattttttattttttttctgtttcttttgtcTAAAATGAGAGTAATTTTTCGATGTTGCATtttatgatgatgatgcttttgataatgattttattttttactaaTGTTGATACTGTGTTGATTGTTTTTTGATAGATGTTGTTCCATTAGGGCGATTGAGGCCAATTCTGTTTCAGATTCTGTGAAGTTGAATACTTATTGGGTTGTCTTCTCATTGATTCTGCTATTAGAACGTGCATCTGTGAAGCTTCTAAAATGGTAATTCTGTTGTTTAGTTTATTGCATTTGATTTTTCTGgtttccaaataaatgaatacAAAAGTTGAAACCTTGCATATTTTAGGCAACAGAAGCTTTTAACTGAAGTTTCAGCCAAGTTACTATGAAAGCCCTTCTGGAATGTGAGTTCCCCCAAATTTTGCCCAATTAATTTGGTTGTCCATAATATTTGTTTCTTAGTACATAAGGGAAACAAATGGAGAAGCcgtaataaaattgaaaaaggaatTTCAAAGATTTCCTAGCCTTCACTATAATCAAAAGGAGAGCAGAAATTTTCACAATCTGGCTGTTCTCAAAAGCCGGAATCTTGTGGCTAGTGTGGAATTTTCAGAAGTGAATTTGTGTGGCATATCCGTTCATTGTGGTATTATTGAGACAAAACAATGtcataaatatttttgaaGTTACCTTTTAAGATGGTTGTGATCTATTATGTGGTAGCTTTCTGGTAATACATTCACAATTATATGGTCACATTTGGTGGTAAAACACACTTTTTATATACAATAGTTTTACAGACATATGAAAGCATGCCTAAAGAATAGGATTATTTAAAATTCTTCTCATTGCTTTTTTctaattcaattcaaacttATGAAATGGTTGTAATTTATTCGTTCAGCTTCAGAATTTTTGTTCCGGCAAATGCCACATATCAAATCTAGAGAGTTAGATATCAGTTAGTTCCTTTTGGGCATAGTGCTGACatttgttttaactttttattgTTCAATGATCGTGAGGAGctataaaatttgtttcaatgtttcttaattttccatTGCTGTACCTGTCAGGCTCCCTCTGTGGCCATATATTAGGCTCATGATCGTCTTCTGTATGGTGATACCTCATTTCGATGGAGCTTTTTATGTCTATAAACACCTAATCTGTCCATGCCTGTCCATGGACCTCCAAATTGTTATCAACTGGTTCAACAAGCGGAAGAAATCCTCGTTTAACAGAGACAATTTTCTTGCCGAGGTGGAGAGATATGTAAAGGAGAATGGAACTGAAGCTCTGGAAAAAATTGTTGCTTCCAAAGTAAGTAGGTCGAACTTGGTGAAGAAAATATGTTGTTATGTATCATAGGAATAAATTAGTTTTTAGAATATGCCTAGAGGTGTGTGCACTAGTATAAATGCTTTGACCTGTGGAAAAACATATTCTAGAGAATCGTTGTCAGAGATGGACTAATAGTACTTTTTTCCTTCAGTCTGAGAGAACAAAGTCAAATCCCGATGACAAAGAGTTGAAAGCAGTTTCATCTCTGGAGAATAAAGAGGTACATTGTGTGAGATCCCTGATGCAACTCATACAAGTTTCATTACACGTTTCTATACACTGCAGTGGTTTCTAGTTGATGTCTTTTCATAGATGAAATTCTAAAACTGTGATCGTTGCAATAACCCCTGAATTCTGGGTTTCTCTGTTTACTTCTTCTGACTAGgttttgttgaagaatatcAAGTCCCATATCagaaacttgactaaataaaatacaaaatataatgaatggttctACTACTAATAATACCGaggccttttgtgataaaaccccACATCTACTGGGCTttgtaggtggttaagttggggacaatattGGTGTTGTTAGTAGTGGGCCATTGGCCCGTCTCTCTGAATTTAACAGGTTTCTCTGTCTACTTCTTCTGACTCagaatttcattttgattttgaactATGCTTGATTTAAAGAGAGAATATTGTGAAATTAAGTTTGCATTTGCAATATAATTAAGAGcctaatttattaatttgatgAGCTAACCTCTAACCTTCCCTGGTCTTCTTCATACAGTCCAAATCCAGAAAGCCTAATGTTGCACAGAAGGATATCAAAGCATTGCAGACAGGGGCGGAACTATTCATAGGCCTGAGATGGCCTGGGTCCCCCCATCATCTTCTAAACTCTTTGAACGTATAAAGAGTATAGCATAGATTGCACAAAAAATCCTTTAGTTTTAAAGCTTGTGGCCACCCCAAATATTAAACTCTACCTCCGCCAGATGAttgtgaataaaaaaaatagccTAATGTTccacaaaaaatttatgcaaacattctctctctttgactTTCTTTGACTTTTTAAAAACTCTTTGTGCTAGTAGTCTGTTCATTTCCATTATCACAACAGAACTTTGTATGCTTTATCTGAGAAGACTGGATGCAGTaaaacaattttctttttggaccTCATCTTCATTGCATTTGCAGGTTAGTCAGGCAGTGTCAAATCTCACTGGGACTGAAAACAGCAGATTTCCCAGTATGgatattgaagaaaaagcCATTGGGGTTGCATCAGAGAGAGGAGTTCTGAACACTCCACCTTCAAAGAACGTTGAGGAGTGGACAAGTGCATTCAGTCAGGTAACAACCCAAAGTGATACAACTTTTAACTCCCACCAGGACGGTAAAATACACAAGGCTGTATATGAGAAACTGAAAATAGAGAACCAGGCTGAAGCTAAGCTCACTCAGACAGAAAACGGTACATTTGCAGTCATGGAGactaaagaaaaatcagtTGAGGTTGCAACAGGTAGAGAAGTTCTTGAGTCTTCCCAAAATGTCCAGAAAGAGTGGACTTGTGCTCTCTGTCAGCTAACAACTCAAAGTGAAGCAACTTTAAACTCCCACCTCCAAGGCAAAAAACACAAGGTGGCATGCGAGGCACTGAAAGCAAAGAGCTGGCCATTTGCGCCAAAAATTCCCCCGAAGTCAAAGGAATCTCATCAACCTAAAGAGGAGGAGCCAGGAAAGCGGCCAACGAGCAGtgcatcaaaacaaaaagttattATAGATGAAAAGGCGACAAGTCAGAAAAATAGCATTCCAGCTTCAGGGACAAAGACTTCTTATAAATCTAAAGAGGAGCCAGCAGAAGTTGCATCCATCAATGGAAGCCAAGAAGGAAACCCGATTGAAGTTCCAAGCATGAAGGATTTAACTCTATCGTGCAATGTTTGTAATGTGCACTGCCCCAATGAGATTGTCATGGCATCGCATCTCAATGGCAAAAAACACCAGAAAAAGATGCAACAACGACAACAGAACTCAAATTAAGTTCTAAGGAAGAATGAGTTTTTGTGGAACATAACATAAATCGGCACCATCACACCACAACCCACTAAACTCGTTTTACACGAATTCAAAGCAATAAACTGTTGCCAACTGGGTCAGTCCAATGGAATTGAGTTGCAGACTATGGGACACCTTGGTAGTGTGTATTAGAAATCCTCTTtccccttataattccaactaTAGCTTGTATTcgggggggaaaaaaaacctataaaatattttaacgTAGAGAGCTAGTCTTGTTctcatttttaatatttttcttttgcttttccgAAACAACTCGAATTTTAGATTCATCTGCCGACAGCATCACTATGAATCATACAGGTCTACTGAAGTAAAAAAACTTACCTGTAACGTTTTGCCAATGACacgtaaaaaaattattttatttgtcatTATATTATTGATTGGGAATAGCAGAGGGTAGAGATGATACTAATTTCCCTAGGGGAATGTTTGGTTTGGATGAATATTAATTCAATTCTTCATcaacttttaaaaattatttagttAAAACATTTTGGTGAAACTCCTTACAGTAATTCGTTAAGCCAAATTTCGTCTTTTGACTGCGTTCCGGAATGAGTATGACCAGTTGGACCATTCATTCCCTCATCTGGCCATAATTTAACAAAGTGTGCTAGGTCACCTCTTTTTAACGAGTACAATTTCTTGCTTAAACATATGTTTTGCCCTATCAAAAGCCCCACCTAACAAAAGGAACCACCacagtaaaaagaaaaacgagAGCCTCgaaacaaagaaaccaaatGCGGAAGAAAGCACAAAATATAACTGGAAGACGACCTTGACATTGATTTATTGTATTGTTCAGATGAGTTCCAGAAAGGGACATGTATGTTTGTAATCATGGTAACTATGCCTTTTGAGAAGTTGGCATTGCGAGATTAACTACACCGCTGCCGGgtaaattcttccattgctgAGTTACTGTTTTGATCTGGGTGAAAAAGTTGACACCAGCCTTACCTGTAATGCATACAAAAACTCTTCATAATTTACCAGAACGAAATAATTCATTATATACAACCATTGTTTGAACAATAACTACTTAAAAACAGATTGCTACCATCATAAAAAGAGTTGAGTAACAGGTGGAAGAGATATTTTACCATAGAAATTCAGATCGCCTGCAAAAGATGCCTTGTTGCCggtaaaagagaaaaatggcAAGGGAACTGGAATAGGAACGTTGATTCCAACCTATTTCATACTCAAAACAAGTTAGAGAGTGATATAAAGCGTATCTTTATTTGCCATATTATCTTGCAAattcagcagcagcagatgcTCAAAAGACTTAGTTTACCTGTCCAGCCTCTATCTCAGTCTGAAATTTCCTTGCAGCTACCCCAGATGTAGTAAAAATAGAAGCTCCATTGCCATAtctgttataaaaaaaaaaaaaaaaaatactcatGTAAACCGCATAAAATATCTCTTCTAAACTAATGCTATTTAAGGCAACAAGAGAAGCAATAATTAGTACTTGTTTCTGTTAACAAAGCTTATTGCCTCTTCTAAGCTGTCAGCCTGACATTAAGAAGAACAAAGGATGTGTTAACAATCTCCATACCACGCAAGGAGAAAGATGACAGGCAAAGAAACAGGAATTCAGTCAATCAACATACCTCCAAGCAAAGAAGAACCGGACCAAAAATTTCTTCCTGCACAAAAGAAGGTAGAAAATAATCAAGTTCCTTCCAACATAAAGATTCAATTGATTTTCATCCTCAGAAATTTCAGTCCATATcaacataaacaaacaaatacaaGGCGCTGAATCTCTTGGTATCCTACCAAATATGTGCCTAAGACCTTGGGTCTGTTTAATGGAAAGGCAACCCCTACTGGGTAGCCAACAACCACCATCTGTTTTGAAAATACAATGGAAAAATTGAAAGGGAAAGAGACAAAAtctgaaggaaaaaaaaaaagatacctTGTGGCACTCCATGTCAGCTGTAACATTTGATAAGATTGTGGGGCCAATGAAATTTCCATGCTCATATCCTGGAACCTGTTTGTTACCAATGATGAATAAGTAGATAAGTGACCAGTTTCTCTTTAGAAAAACTGAGTCTGGCAAGCACATTAACTATCTAATATAACATAGAGAGGGGAGAGACTTATCATTAAAATGTCAAAACTATTTTGTGCTAGCAAGTTAGCAATAAGTGGGAAgcatcaaaatataaaatgctACCGCTATATTTCTGCCATCAAGCAATAGCCTTGCACCACTTTCAACACCAGACTGGATTAATTTGCATATCCGTTCCTTTGCCTGTGAACGAATCCAGTAAAAATTCATTAACAGAAACTAAAGAGTGAAGCCAATGTCAACAACATGAGCATGCACTTTAACAACTAATATGTTATTTGGTTAGTCATTCATGTAAATGTGgataatttatagaaagaaGACTTAAACAATGTCACTCTTTGGTAACCTAATTGGTAGTCTGGGAACgggaggaaaaaggaaaaaagactttTAAAGTGCTTACTTGTTTGCTAATTACGGGACCAAGGTCAGCATCAGGTTCTGTTCCAGCACTTACTTTCAGAGCTTTGGCAGCTTCCACAAGTTTGTTCTCCCTGGAAGAGTTTTATAGTTAAAATCTAATGTCAGTCTTCAaactcaattttcttttttctttttctttttttaaaattttaaaaacgcCTAGATTACATGGAAATAACAAGATATCTGGGACACCaatgattgagaaaaaaaacaaaaaaaaaaacaaaaaacagcaACGACAGAATGTAGGTCACTTCTTAAAACGTTCCATAGAACTGATACTTATTTTACTAAGCATTAATAGATACTAATAAGTTGGGTACAGAATTGAATTCATTTACCCTAAAATAGATAACAAAGAATTGGAACTTAATCATGTTCATTTCCTAGTCTGCTTTTACATTGtgttttttaataaatttaaaagaagctTTCAGGAGGATAAGACTTGTCACAACAGGGATGGTTAACATGTATAATTCAGATTCTTCAAATGTCTAAAGCCATTTTCCTAAGTGAGGAAAgtgtatgtttttattttgaatctACATGAAGGTTAGATAAGGTTCTACTAAAACCTTATCTTGGATATGTTTTTTTAGAGGAGTCTTCTAGGAAACAGAATAAGGCTGAATATTGGTTTTTGGTCTTCTCAAGCACCACTTAACTCTTTTAGGAGAAGCCTTTTAGAACATAGAACGTTGCCAGAGCAGCAAGTGGAGATTGATTTGAAAAGGTACGGACATCGAAGGTCAATAACTTAGGTAACACTCTGAAGGTAAGTTTAAAACTTTCAACCTTCAAAGAAAAGGATACGCGAATGTGGAAGGCATAATAAACCTTAATGAAACTAGACAtatgggggaaaaaaaaaaagagcaaaaaaaaaaaacataatacCATGACTTTGAACCTCCAACAAAGACAACTGTGCTGAGTGCCATGCACCGTTGTCCTGCAGCACCAAAGCCAGCAGCAACTAAAGCATTCAAAGTAGCATCAGCACTTGCATCAGGCATGACAATTGCATGGTTTTTTGCCCCCATATTAGACTGGAAAAGTAGTTAACCAGGTAACCAATTCATTTCACTTTCAACTGGCACAAGGGTATGAAAGCCACCATTTGGCTCATAAGAGAAACAGTTAAATACAACACGTTTCCCTTTTGCTGATGCTCTTGAATATATGTGCATGCCAGCCTTTGTGATGTAAACATAAAAACATTGTGTAAGAGTATAGCTAGACCAACTGATACATCACAATAAAAttgcaaaaagaagaagaatttttcctttcaaaaaattaaatatgataAGAGCATGCTCCTTTGTACCAGAAACATAGCGGTTGACATGCAAACTTACAGGTCTGAACAAAAGTTCACAACCGAGTTAAGAATAGAAATATTAAACCCGACAGATAAATTTATTCTGTAAGTCAACAAACAATTGTTGGAACAAATTAAAGGTGTCAGAACAGAAACCAACAAATTAATCACTCAACGCAACATTCGAATTTGTCTTGCTAAAAAAATGTCtggaaaaataatttcaaaagagaaaacttAAATTGTTATCATACTTCTAACTCTAAGCAACTTTGCATCCTAAAGTAAACATATTGGGGTCTACTTTGAAACTAAAATCACTTCCACAAACAAACTACGAGTTCATAAGAAATTCTCAGTGACGTGATATGGCTATCAACTGAATTGAAGACTTTATGTAGGGGTGGTGAGTACAACATGAAAACCACAATAGTTAGCTACATATTGGAATAACAATCGAGTTCaggtatttttaatttctttttgggattgaaaataaattgaaacatGCATAACGGTCCAGAATGTTAAGACTACAAGGACTATTAGTGTTGTTAACTTAATGTTCCAGATtaagatgataaaactatACATAAAAGTACATACAGAAATTGGAATATGGATGTAATCACTGTGAGAAAACTTACAGTATTAGAACCCACAAATGATACAGCTTTTATATCCTCGTCATCACAAATTGCATTGACAATATCCTGCCACAATGTAATATACATTCAG
Proteins encoded:
- the LOC117638844 gene encoding uncharacterized protein LOC117638844 isoform X1, yielding MGFVGLVAFLLRCFDVLAWPLLALVYPLCCSIRAIEANSVSDSVKLNTYWVVFSLILLLERASVKLLKWLPLWPYIRLMIVFCMVIPHFDGAFYVYKHLICPCLSMDLQIVINWFNKRKKSSFNRDNFLAEVERYVKENGTEALEKIVASKSERTKSNPDDKELKAVSSLENKEVSQAVSNLTGTENSRFPSMDIEEKAIGVASERGVLNTPPSKNVEEWTSAFSQVTTQSDTTFNSHQDGKIHKAVYEKLKIENQAEAKLTQTENGTFAVMETKEKSVEVATGREVLESSQNVQKEWTCALCQLTTQSEATLNSHLQGKKHKVACEALKAKSWPFAPKIPPKSKESHQPKEEEPGKRPTSSASKQKVIIDEKATSQKNSIPASGTKTSYKSKEEPAEVASINGSQEGNPIEVPSMKDLTLSCNVCNVHCPNEIVMASHLNGKKHQKKMQQRQQNSN
- the LOC117638844 gene encoding uncharacterized protein LOC117638844 isoform X2; translated protein: MLPLWPYIRLMIVFCMVIPHFDGAFYVYKHLICPCLSMDLQIVINWFNKRKKSSFNRDNFLAEVERYVKENGTEALEKIVASKSERTKSNPDDKELKAVSSLENKEVSQAVSNLTGTENSRFPSMDIEEKAIGVASERGVLNTPPSKNVEEWTSAFSQVTTQSDTTFNSHQDGKIHKAVYEKLKIENQAEAKLTQTENGTFAVMETKEKSVEVATGREVLESSQNVQKEWTCALCQLTTQSEATLNSHLQGKKHKVACEALKAKSWPFAPKIPPKSKESHQPKEEEPGKRPTSSASKQKVIIDEKATSQKNSIPASGTKTSYKSKEEPAEVASINGSQEGNPIEVPSMKDLTLSCNVCNVHCPNEIVMASHLNGKKHQKKMQQRQQNSN
- the LOC117637148 gene encoding methylmalonate-semialdehyde dehydrogenase [acylating], mitochondrial, encoding MLQLSIQRVRNLKALRPAIFALRSSHFSTAAEPSSKQGSPPSVPNLIGGSFVKSQSSASIDVINPATQEVVSQVPLTTNEEFKAAVSAAKQAFQSWRHTPVTARQRVMFKLQELIRRDIDKLALNITTEQGKTLKDAHGDVFRGLEVVEHACGTATLQMGEYVSNVSNGIDTYSVREPLGVCAGICPFNFPAMIPLWMFPLAVTCGNTFVLKPSEKDPGASVILAELAMEAGLPDGVLNIVHGTNDIVNAICDDEDIKAVSFVGSNTAGMHIYSRASAKGKRVQSNMGAKNHAIVMPDASADATLNALVAAGFGAAGQRCMALSTVVFVGGSKSWENKLVEAAKALKVSAGTEPDADLGPVISKQAKERICKLIQSGVESGARLLLDGRNIAVPGYEHGNFIGPTILSNVTADMECHKEEIFGPVLLCLEADSLEEAISFVNRNKYGNGASIFTTSGVAARKFQTEIEAGQVGINVPIPVPLPFFSFTGNKASFAGDLNFYGKAGVNFFTQIKTVTQQWKNLPGSGVVNLAMPTSQKA